From Pleurodeles waltl isolate 20211129_DDA chromosome 1_1, aPleWal1.hap1.20221129, whole genome shotgun sequence, a single genomic window includes:
- the LOC138286597 gene encoding adipocyte plasma membrane-associated protein Hemomucin-like: MRTLVVVSCLLALAVCIAAFERDERSASDSGSHEKRWHKKKHHYHRRTTTPTTTTPTTTTPTTTTPTTTSPTTTTPTTTTPTTTTPTTTKASTAQG; this comes from the exons ATGAGGACCTTGGTTGTGGTGTCCTGCCTGCTGGCCTTAGCCGTTTGCATTGCG GCCTTTGAACGGGATGAGAGGAGTGCAAGTGACAGTGGC TCACATGAAAAAAGATGGCACAAGAAGAAGCATCATTATCATCGTCGTACTACGACTCCAACCACTACTACTCCAACCACTACTACTCCGACCACTACTACACCAACTACTACTTCTCCGACAACTACTACTCCAACCACTACTACACCAACAACAACTACCCCCACTactacaaaggcttctacagctcAAGGTTAA